Proteins encoded by one window of Lathyrus oleraceus cultivar Zhongwan6 chromosome 1, CAAS_Psat_ZW6_1.0, whole genome shotgun sequence:
- the LOC127093289 gene encoding uncharacterized protein LOC127093289: MSRECPQNKAQMQGKSIDQVYMLGTKEAKRNSALIVGTCLVNNHPCFVLFDCGPTHSFISIQCLKRLGLQAIPLSPPMVVTTAVDDVVETSLICENCSLSVNGRIFWIDLICLPLKKVDVVLGIDWISANSVFIGCEEKLIIIPSSEATPKDVLTTILEGTIGMVNFLFENEKSALLVLTKESSDNLSVTQIPIVCEFPEVFPEDVTSLPPEREVEFSIDLIPGTTPISISLYRRAPLELRELKNQLEELLTKHFI; the protein is encoded by the coding sequence ATGTCTAGGGAATGTCCTCAGAATAAGGCCCAGATGCAGGGAAAGAGTATCGATCAGGTTTATATGTTGGGCACAAAGGAGGCTAAAAGAAACAGTGCCTTAATTGTTGGTACTTGTCTCGTCAATAATCATCCTTGTTTTGTATTGTTTGATTGTGGGCCGACACACTCTTTTATATCAATTCAGTGCTTGAAGCGTCTTGGCTTGCAAGCAATTCCCTTGTCTCCTCCTATGGTGGTTACTACCGCCGTGGATGATGTGGTTGAGACATcgttgatttgtgaaaattgttcgCTCTCGGTGAATGGTAGAATTTTCTGGATTGATCTTATTTGTTTACCACTTAAGAAGGTTGATGTGGTTTTGGGGATAGATTGGATTTCCGCCAATTCGGTGTTTATTGGATGTGAAGAGAAGTTGATTATCATTCCATCTAGTGAAGCTACTCCAAAGGATGTCCTGACTACTATCTTGGAAGGTACGATTGGCATGGTTAATTTCTTATTTGAGAATGAAAAGTCAGCTCTCTTGGTTCTTACCAAGGAATCTAGCGATAATCTGAGTGTTACCCAAATCCCTATTGTTTGTGAATTTCCAGAAGTTTTTCCTGAGGATGTCACCTCTCTTCCTCCTGAAAGGGAAGTGGAATTCTCTATTGATTTGATACCTGGGACGACTCCAATCTCTATTTCTCTGTATCGCAGGGCGCCACTCGAGTTGAGAGAGTTGAAGAATCAATTGGAAGAGTTGTTAACCAAGCATTTCATCTGA